One Ezakiella massiliensis genomic window, TATTTGCTTATCTTGTATACCTTTACTTTAAAACCAAAAAAGGATCAGCAATTACAGCTGTTGGGTCAAACCCAAGATACGCAAAAGCAGCAGGCATTGATGTTAATAAGCACAGAACAATTTCTGTTATCCTATCTTGTGCATTGGGCGCAGCAGGAATGGTTATTTATCAGCAAGCTTACGGCTTTGTCCAACTTTACAATGCACCACAATTTTTCGCTTTCCCAAGTGTAGCTGCAATATTACTTGGTGGTGCATCCATTAACAAGGCAAATGTTAAAAACGTAATTATCGGTACACTTTTGTTCCAAGCAATTTTAACTATGACACCAATTGTTATTAACCAAGCCATTAAAGTTGATATATCAGAAGTTCTCAGACTTATCATATCAAACGGACTTATTGTATACGCTCTGACCAGGAAGGAGGTTAAATAATGAAAGAAAAGAAAAAATTTAGCCTTATCAATGACTTTACAGTCCCTGTTATGTTTATAATAATCTGTGCCATCGCCATCTATTTCAGTGGCTTTACCGCACAGTTTTTGGTCGGACAAGTACTGACTAGATTTGCCAGAAACGCATTTCTAGTATTATCACTACTCCTACCTATTATGGCTGGACTCGGTATTAACTTCGGTATGACCCTGGGAGCCATGGCAGGACAAATTGCAATCATCTTTATCCAAGACTGGGGCATGACAGGACTACCAGCAATCTTACTTGCTGCTGTAATCTCCACACCAATCGCCTGGTTACTCGGAATGTTTGCAGGGTCAGTATTAAATAAAGCAAAAGATAGAGAAATGATTACATCTATGATGCTCGGTTTCTTTATGACAGGTGTTTACCAATTTATAGTTCTATATATATTTGGTGGAATTATACCTTTTAAAGATCCGAACATTATAATATCTCGTGGATATGGGGTTAGAAACGCGATAGACCTGACCTGTCAAAAGGGAACAGACTATTTCTTCGATAGGATTTTGGGTACAGACATTTCTATAATGGGCATACAAATTCCAATCCTAACACTCATAATAATTGCACTAGCATGTCTATTTATAGTTTGGTTTAGAAAAACTAAACTAGGCCAAGACATGAAAGCCGTTGGCCAAGACATGAAAGTAGCAGAAGACGCAGGTATTAACGTAGATAAAACCAGAAAGAAAGCAGTCGTTATGTCGACAGTTATGGCAGCTTTTGGACAAATCATCTACCTACAAAATATCGGTAACTTAAACACCTACAACGGTGCTGACCAAGTTGCCCTATATTCAGCAGCAGCTCTATTAATCGGTGGTGCAAGTGTATCCAAGGCAACAATTACAAACGCCTTAACAGGTACAATCCTCTTCCACCTAATGTTTATAGTAATGCCTACTGCAGGGGCAAATATCACAGGATCTGCAATGATCGGTGAATATCTAAGAACATTCGTATCATACGCAGTTGTTACAATAACACTTATCTTGCACTCCGTCAGAAGACAAAAAGAAAGAGACGCAGCTATGGAAACCTTAAGAACTGGTCCAGCTGTTGCTCCTCCAAAAGAAAAATAAACACAAAAAATGCAGGGGCACATGCTCCTGCATTTTTGTATATTGATTAAATATAAATTTATTTTTCGCTTACAAGTGGATCTAGGTCTGCTTGAAGTGGGGCATAACCTACACCGATTTTCCATTCTTTTGTGATTAAGTGAACTCTATCTGAGTACATTCTTGCACTCTCTGATTGATACATAGGCGCAAATGGTACATTGTCTAATAACAATTTTTCCATTTGTGCAAGGGCATCAATTTTTTCTTCGCCTTTAAAAATTAAGTCGCCTTTGTTTGTGCGTTCGAATAATTCGTCAAACTCATCTGAATAGAATTGGTCAATCTTTGATCCGAAGTATGATGTGTAAGTGTCCATTCCTTGCCATGGATTAAAGATTCCGCCTGACCATGCGCCAAAGCCCATGTCATAGTCTTTTTGCATGAATTTTTGGAAAACACTATTTGGAGGTACAGCTCTGAGTTGAACTTCGATTTTATCATCTCCAAATAATTTTTCATATTCAGCCTTTAAGAATTCAGCAACACTCTTAAGCTGTTCGCTTGATTCAAAATACATAAGCTCAACAACCATCTTTTTGCCAAATTTTTCATAGGCTTTTTCAAAATATTCTTTTGCTTTTTCAGGATCATAGCCATTGTTTTCAGGATAGTTAGCTTTTCCTTGAGGAGTATCCCTGAATGTGATTCCTTTTTCAAGATCTACAGTTCTTGTGCTTGCGACAGCACCTGCTTGTGGAATTGCAGTTTTAATAATATCCTTAGCAATTGTTTCTCTATCCATCCCGTAGTACATAGCTTTTCTATAATTTAAATCTGTTAAGAAAGCTTTTTCAGGGTCTTCAGTTGTCATGTTCATAAACATTTGTACAACAGCATCCGATTTTGTAAAGACAAGACGTGGGTCTTCGCTGTACTTATCTAGGTTAGGTCCGCTAATGCCGACAACATCAATTTCACCATTTTCAAAAAGTTGCATAGCAGTGTTGTCGTCTTCAACAACTCTTTCTGTAATTCTTTGTGGTGTAAAGAGGTCTTTTAATGGTGAGTTTTCGTTCTTTACATATTCTCTCATTAAATTTCTGTCCCACTTTGTCATAACGTATGGACCACAGAAATCTATTTTTTCAAGGGCAGTACCATAATCTGTTTCAGTACGAGTTTCATTCATACCAGCTTCGTATAAATCTTTTCTAACTAGAGATGTAGCTCCACCTGAAGCAAATTTTGTCCAATAGTTGGAAGCAGGAATTGGATAATCCAAAGTCATTTCGATTGTATAATCATCAATAGCCTTGATACCAACCTCATCCCAATCTGCTCCACCTTCTGCTAAGTCTTCATCACTAACATCGATGTAATTGGCTTGAAGAGCGCCCATTCTATTTTGGTATTCTTCTAATTTTTTATTTTTTTCTTCGCCATCTTCCATTTTTTCGATTTCTTCATTTAGTGCTGCAAGGGCTTTTTCTTCTTCTTTTTGAGCAAGTAATTTTTCATTGTCTTCAGCATAACCAATCCAGTATTTTCTTGCATTTAAAACTGAAACATCACCAGTAAAAAATGCTTCTGGAGCAACACGGTTTTTTAGCTTAGGATCAAGCAACATCTTCCATGAATATACAAAATCGTTAGAAGTAATCTTTGTACCATCTGGCCATTTTAAATCTTCTCTGATTTTCCAAGTCCATGTTTTACCGTCTTCGCTCATTGTTGGGAGCTCAGCTGCTAAATTTGGTGTGAAATCAAAGCTATCTTTATCCTTGCTGTAAGTTATTGTTAGCAAGTTACCTAAGATGTACTCAAGAGCAACACCTTCTGGAGAAGTTGAAGAGATATGTGGGTTTAAAGTACTTAGTCTCATGCCAGTGGTTCTATAAACCAATTCACCTTCTGCTTCCTTAGAATCCTTGGATTCTTCATTCTTGTCTTCATTCTTGTCTTCGCTTTTTTCAGCTTGATCGTTTGGCTTAACATCAGTTGTGGCTGAGTCTTGCTTTTTGCATCCAACAAAAAACGCAGCAAGCATAGATAAGCATAAGAAAATTGCTAGAATTTTTCTGTTCATTTCTTTCCTCCTTTTAAATAAAGTGGGCAATGCTTTATTACAGTGCGCACAAAAAATATTATAGCATTAAGATTCAATTAATACGATTAAAAAAAGTTTACAGAATATCATTATAGATAGAATTAATAATAAAAGGAATAATATAGATATTTTCAATTGGATTTTATATAATTTATTATGTTAAAATTTTTATGTTAGGCAAACTAACAATTATTTTAAGGAGGTTTTTATGAGAAAATCAATATCACTTGTATTATCGATACTCATGGTAATAACAATACTGCCATTGAATGTCATTAATGCAGAAGGAGAGAATTCTGTCAACATTGTTGCAGAAGGGGATGTTGCTAAAGTATATAAAGAAATTTTTAATCAGTATAGCAGATATGATAAATCATATAAAAATTTAACGGATGAAGGAAATGCTTTAGCGAAATTAAAAGGACCTTTGATCAAAGGTGATGTAATAAAAGCTGAAGATATGAAATATTTAAAAGTTTTCAGTATCTTGGACAAAGATGTAAATGATGAGTTGATGGCACCACTTGAATTTGCAGATAATCTAGAAGAATTTAAAGTTACACAAAATGATAAGAGTCTAAAAAGAGAGGTTTTGGATTTTTCTTTTATTAAGAACTGTAAAAATTTGAAGGTATTTTATTATCAAAATCAAGATATTAATGGAAAAACTGAAAATGTTCAAAAACAATTTGCGGAAACACTTTTTAGTCCTTTAAAATCTTTAAAAAATATAAAAGATATAAGGATAAACTCTGTTGAATTAAAAAATTTAAATTCATTTAAGGACCTGGATTTAGAAACATTATCTCTACAAGAGAATGATATTAACGACATAATTGCAATAAATGATATAAATATTAGTGATAGGCTAGATCTTGATAACAATAATATTTCAGATATTTCCAGCCTTTCTCACTTAAATGAGCTGGTTACCCTATATCTACTAGGAAATCCAATTGAAGATATTTCAGCCTTACCTAATCTAAGAAAGTTAGAAGCTTTGCACTTAAGAGGAACAAAGGTAAAGGATATATCACCATTAAAAAACTTGTCAAATCTCCATAGACTATATATTGATAAATGTGAAGATTTAAAATCAGATTATATGAGTGTTGTAAAAGAATTATCTGGTATTAATACATTATATTTACCAAAAATTAATTTAGGTGATTTTGAATGGCTAAAGAAATTTGCTATAAGAGGAGCTGTTGATGCAAAGTATGGCGAAGATAAAGTAAGAATTTTTAATTTTGATGAATTGCAAATAGAATTAGAAGCTAACCCTGAAGAAGTTATAGATGGAAAATTTATATTTGATAATCCTATAAGGGATTGGGATAATTATGCTGTAATTTCTGCTGAAGAGATCTCCAATCCAAATGTGGAATTCAAAGATGATAAAATTGCAGTGAAATTGTCTAATGATAATTATGAATTTTCATATCCCGTTTATATAGAGAATTACGAGTACACTTTTGGTGATTATGGTCAGCCAGCAACAATCAGTGGCAATGTTAAGATTATCATTAGTGTCAAAGAGGAAACTAAAGAACCACTAACAATTATTGTGAAAAAGGGTAATGATGTATTTACTGAAAGTCTAACTTTAGAAATTTTTGATGGTGATAATCTTGTAGAAACAGTTGAACCTAACCAAGGTATGGGAGCTGTCACAAAATATGAAGTTGGCAAGACTTATACTGTTAAGCTAAAAGATAACGATAAATATGAACTTGTTACTGGATTTATGAAAGTTGTAGAAGCAGATGGAATGGTTGGCGCTCATTTCTTAGAAAGTGAAGACGAAGAAGCAACAGATGATAATGGTATTGTTGTAAAAATTAAAGATAAAGAAGTAGAACCAGAACAACCTAAAGATCCATTACAAGTAATGGTAATGAAAGATAATATGCCAATACTTGAAGGCCTAACTTTAGAGTTTATGGATGGAGATAATATTGTAGATACAGTTAGTGTAGCCAATAGTCAAGCTGCTATTACAAAATATGAAGTTGGTAAGACTTATACTCTAAGACTTAAAGATAACGATAAGTATGAAGTTTTAACAAAATTCATGAAAGTTGTTGAAGAAAGTGGAATGGTATTGCCTCACTTCCTTGAAACTACAGATGAAGAACCTTCAATGGATAATCTTGGTACTCTTAAGCTTAAAGATAAAGAATCCTCTGAGCCATCAGAACCAGAAGAACCAACAGTAGAAACTCTTGATGAGCTTACAATTAAGGTTAAAGTTGACGATGAATTTAAAGAAGGAATTCAACTAAGAGTTAATCTTTGGGATGGATTAAATATTCCAACTATAAGTAGTCAACCAAAAACAGACTCCAATGGCGAAGTTGTTTTAAAAGAATTAAAAGCAAATGTAAAATATAGCATTACAGTTGGATCAAGGGGATACACTTTTAACCCTGATACTATTGAAGTTCTAACAGACGTGGACGGAAAGATTAAAACTGTTAATGGAAAAGCAGCTACAGAATACAAAGATGGCTTAGTGATAGAAGGTCACAGCAAGGTCACAGAACCTACAACAACAGTAAATGTTCCTATCAAGACTGTTGATAAGGAAACTGGCAAGCCAGTTGCTGGCGTTGAAATTACAGCTAATATTATCAATCCATTAAGTTCATTTAAGAACTTCACATCAGATGAAGAAGGTAATGTAAATCTTGAACTTGAAGGCACACAAGAAGGCAGAGTTTATGCTCTAACAATTTCAAAGAATGATCAATTTAATTGGGATTTTGAACCTGAATTAATCGAAGTAATAGTCCTTGAAGACTCCTATCAAATTTTGAAATCAAAGGGCAATGAAAATTCTGAAAATATTTTCAGAGTAACAAAGAATGATAGGAATCATTTAAGAAATGACTTGAAAGAACTTATCGAAAAAGCAGAAGCTTTAATTGCAAGTGGCAAATATACTAATGAATCACTTGCAGGTTTAAAAGAAGCTGTTCAAGGCGGAAAAGCAGAATTAGCTAAGGATGAAACCATTCCTTACTATGTTGAAGGTCATATTGATAAGATCAACAAGGCTATTGAAAAATTAGTTTTGATTGATCAACCAGAACAACCTGACCAACCTGAAGAGCCTGAAAAGCCTGTTGAACCAACTCCACAGCCTACACCAGAGCCAGAATACAATCCAGGTCATCGTTTTGAACCTAGCCCAGATTATCTAAGGGATTATAGTAGAAGAGATGAAAAGCCTGTTGAAAGAAAAGAAGAAGTTAAGGAAGAAAAGAAAGAAGAAGTAAAAGCAAAGCAAGAAGAAAAACAAGAAAATGCTATACAAGAAACTGTAAAGCCAATTTCAGTAATGGCTCCAAGCCTTCCTGTAACTTTAACAGATATTCCAGCAGGTGAAAGTGGAAATGCAATTAACAACATGGTTGCACGTGGAGTCCTAAAGGGCACAGGTGAAGACAAGTTTGAACCCGAAACGACTATTACAAGGGCTATGGTAACAGAAGTGTTCATGAGAATATCAACAGACCAAAATATTGATAGCACATTAGAATTTACAGACGTAAAAGCCAATGACTGGTACAACAATTCAGTAAAATGGGCAGCAAGTAAAAATATAATCAAAGGATTTGAAGACGGAAGCTTCAAACCAGGACAAAAAGTTACAGCCCAAGAATTTGCAGTAATGGTTGAAAGAATGTTCACAGAATACAATATCAACCTGCCATTTATAAAGATAATTGATACAAGTAAATACCAAAACTTGCAAGACTGGAGCAAGGAAGCAGTAATTAAAATCCTATCACAAGGCTTGATCAGCGAAAGTGATGAACCAATCGAAAACCGTGAAATCACAAGAGCAGAACTTGCAAAAGCACTTGATATGATTATAAAATTTATTGAAGCAAATTAATTTTTCTTCAAAAAGAAAAATTGTGGTGGAAACATCACAATTTTTTTGTGAAAAAATTTGACAAAAAGAGCCCTGTGTTGTATTATATATTTGCACTAGGGGTGCCCGATTGGGCTGAGATTAAACCCTAAACCTGATCCAGGTAATGCTGGCGGAGGGAAGTTGTATTTTTATTGTACCTCTTAAGCATGTGTGAAGGAGGTATTTTTTTATGAATAGAAGTTGGAACACAAGAACACTAGTTGAAGCAGGTTTGTGCTTGGCACTTGCCTTTGTACTTGGCAGGATTAAGTTATTTTCAATGCCACAAGGCGGCAGCGTTACAGCTGGACAAATGATTCCTTTAATTTTCTTTGCTATACGTCATGGAGCAGGCAAGGGAATTATCGTGGGTATTGCTTACGGGCTTTTGGATATGGCCATTGGCGGAAGCATTTATCATCCAGTTCAAGCTATCCTAGACTACCCAGCAGCCTTTGGATTCTTAGGTCTAGCAGGATTATTTTCCAAGAAATTTTTTGAAGAAAACGATGTTATGCCTGTAGTTTATGGGACAGTTTTGGGAGTTTTTGCAAGATTTATTTGCCACACTCTAACAGGGGTAATTTTCTTTGGCTCTTATGCACCAGAAGGACAAAATGTTTGGGCATACTCAGCCGGTTACAATGGGACATTTTTAGCTGTTGAACTAGCCATCACAATCGTTTTAATTTTCTTACTCAGAAATGTTTTAACCAAAGATTTAAAAAATATGTAGGCTGACACCAGTCAAATAGTCATAATTCATTAGAAATCTCGCCTGAATTGGCGGGATTTTTTATTTTCAAATAAAAATCAAATCTATTGTTCCGCAAATGGCAAAACATTATTCCGATAGCCTTGCTATTGTTCCGGTAAAAATAATAGAAAAATTATCTCGCCATTTTTATTTTATCTACGCCAAATATTTAAAAATGGCGAGATTAATCTCGCCAGTCTTGAATTATCTACGCCATTTATGGTATAATGGCGAGAAAGGAGGAATACATGAGGGAATTTTCTTATAAAAAGTTAATGGATTTAAATTTATCTACGAACATCTATCAGCTGATAGCAGGTATATATGAATTTAAAGGTAAGCAAGAATTATATGTAGTTAATTTTTCTGATATCCTAGAAAAAATGGTTGAAGTCGCAAAGATTCAATCCACTAAGTCTTCTAATGCCATAGAAGGTATTTCTACCAATGACACAAGGCTTGAAGAGCTGATGAACAAAAAAAGTCAGCCAAGAAATAGGAATGAAGAAGAAATATATGGCTATAGACAAGTTTTAGATCTAATTCATGATAATTATGAAAATATAGATTTTACAAGAAACAATATTTTAACCTTGCACAATAAGCTCTATTCTTATTCCGGAGAAAGCCACAAGGGGAAATTTAAGACTATGGATAACAGCATAGTTGAGACAAATGCCTTTGGTGAGAAAAAAGTTAGATTTCAACCTGTGTCTGCTTTTGAAACAGAGAAATATATAGATGCAATGATTGAAGCGTATAATGAGGCGGTTGAAATGCAAGTACCTCCTTTATTGTTAATTCCAACTGTAATCCATGACTTCCTATGTATTCATCCATTCTCAGATGGCAATGGAAGAATGTCCAGACTTCTTACATTATTGCTTTTATATCAACATGGATTTTTTGTAGGCAAATATATATCCTTGGAAATGATTATCGAGGAAAGTAAGGATATCTATTATGATGAATTACAGGCTTCGAGTAAGGGTTGGCATGAGGGAACAAATGATGAAATCCCTTTTATTAGATATATGCTTTTGGTTATTTATAAGGCCTATAGCGAGTGCGATCAAAGATTTAAGCTTATTGGAGAAAGAACATTGACATCTGCAGAAAGGGTTATGAAGGTCTTTGAAAACTCTTTAGAGCCCCTATCAAAATCAGATATAGTAATTTTATGTCCAGATATTTCGCAAAGAACAATTGAAAGAGCACTCAAAGAATTAAAAGATAAAGGATTAATCCAACAGATAGGAGATGGTAGGGCAACTAAATATAAGAAGCGGTGATTAGATTGAGCTTAGTTTCCGCAACTTATATTTTTATATTTAAGTTACATTTAAATATGATTTAAATTTTTAAAATGTACCCAAAAGGGTATGTTTTTTTATTGTTTTATTATATACTCTATATATAGAAAGCGATTAGTTCGAACTTAGGAGTGGTATTTTGAAAAAGAAAAAGCTTTACGGAAATATAAATATTATTGCAAAGACCGATAGGCTGATAGATTTATTTTACGATTATATTTTGTCTGAGGCCAAAGGCTATGAGGCTGATATTCCAGAAGACTTTGATATATTTTTGTACTCAAGAGACCTGATTACTGAGGATGAGATAAAGAAATTCTTTGCTTCTTACAAGGACAAGAAGAATTTACTAGTAATAAGCCTGGATTATGAACCCAGATTAAATCTGCTTTGCAAGTATTACAAGACCACAAAATACCTCTGGCTTTCAAAGCTCAAGGGCAATTTATTTGCTGGAATTAAGAACACTTTGGAGGAAGTGTCTGATGATAGGAATGAGCCTTTGGTTAAGATTAACAAGGCCGAATACAAAATTATTATCAGATATATACGCGGAGAGAGCTTGGAGAAAATAGCCGAGGACCTTGGTTATTCCAAGCATACTATTAAAAAATATATGGCAAAAATTTATGAAAAAATTGGTGTAAGCAATAATCGTCAGCTTATTCAATTCGCCATAAACCTTGGCCTTGTTGACTATATGTTTTACGAGGACGGTTGCAGCAATCAAATGCTATGTGACGCCTGCCATATAAAAAGGTGTCCAAAAAATGAGGAGGATCTATGAAATTAATCGTTAAAAATTTAAAAAAATCCTTTGGAGATAAGGAAGTACTTAAAGATATTGATTACACTTTTGACAAGGGCTTTATATACAGTGTAATCGGCAGGAACGGGACGGGCAAGACAACTCTCTTTAACTGCATTAGTTTTCAAGAAAAAATTGATGGTGGGGAAATTTTGGTGGATGCCAGTGGAAGTCTTCGTCCGATTTCTCATGACGATGTATACCTGGTTTCGGCCGCTCCAGTCTTGCCAGAATTTTTAACTGGCTATGAATTTATCAGGGCTTTTGTGGATTTTAATAAGGTAAAAGATTTTGATATAGACGAATTGTTTGGGCGTTTTAACTTTGATCAGGCGGACAAACACAGATTAATCAAAGAATATTCTTTTGGTATGAAAAACAAGATCCAAATGATGTGTGCCTTTATCAAAAAGCCGCTTATTATCTTACTTGACGAACCGCTTAGCTCTCTTGATATCATCGTTAGCCACGATATAAAAGAGATGATGATAGCTATGAAGAGCGACCATATTATTATAATGTCAACTCATATAGTCCAGCTGGCTACTGATGTTAGCGACGAAGTTGCGATTTTAAAAGACGGTATACTAAACAAGTGCAGGAATGATTTCAATTCGCCGATTGAATTTGAAAAGTACTTAATGGAAGTGATCTAATGGCTATAAAATTTTCAAAATTAATGTCCATTATAAATTTCAATGCTTTTTTGTATATACTTTCTAGGATTCCTGGCCTCAAGCATCTAGGCTTTAAGAAGTTAATTGCCAAGGAAAATTTAAAGTCAAAGCTAAGTTTCCTGGGAGCGTTAATTCATTTTGCCTTTTCCTTATTTTTAAGGATGATAATGCCTTATTATGTAATCGTAGTTGGGATAAATAAATTCTTAGGAGTTGACGACATAAGCTTTATGTATGACCTGAGGGTCCTTGTTTATCTGATAATCTTTTGTCTGACCCAGGCTTTTGCCAATCCATCCTTTTTGTCTGACGCGAAAAACGCCTATATGTTTATGGGAATAATGGGGGTAGATCCAAGGATTTTTTATCGGCAAAAGATTAGGGAAGGCATCATAATGGAAAACCTGGTCCACCTTATAATCTCTTATTTGATTTTTAAAAATTACCTGGTCGCCATTAGCATTTTTATATTTATGACGGCCTGCTCTTATATTTCAAATCTAATAAATATATCCTATCTTTTAAAGCACGATAAATTGATAAAAAAGCTGATAAGGACGATTTATAAGCTTGGACTTTATGTTATAGCCTTCTTGCTGGTATATTTTAAACTGGAAATTAAGCTGACCAATAATTTTTATTACATTTTGTCTCTTGCATCTTTAATAATTTCACTTGTAGGGATAATTTACTTTTACAAATTTAAATCCTACAACCAAATAAAAACCCTGATAGGCTCGTCCAATATTTTTTCGGTTGGCTTTGTAATCACCAATAGTATGAGTGAAGACTACAGAGAGCTCGCTGGCATAAGTCCAGAGGATAATATTAAATTTTTAGAGGAAAATGAGGACTTGCCTTCACAAGCTTACATTGAAAAGGCCTTTGAGACAAGATTTAAAGATATTTTAAAGAAACAGTTTTTCTCCAAGACCAATGGAATGATTTTTACAGCCCTGCTTTATATTGTACTCTTTAAACTGGGTATATCTGCTGGCAACAAGGGCTTTGCGGGCCTGCAAACTTTTGGCATTGTAATGGTCCTGTCTTCTGCAATGGCAGGGACCTATTTGCAGATGTGTTTTAGAAACATTGACATGCCGCTTATGTACCACAATCTTTATGATAGCGAGGCCATAAAAAAATCCATCTCAAGACGGTTAAGATATATTGCCAAGATGGTTTTACCAAATTTCTTGCTGGCCATAGTCTTTGTTGGCTTGATCGGACTGGTAAATAAGGTTGATTTTGATTTCAAACAAATCCCCCTAACACTCGGAGTCTATGCGATGATTCTGTTAACTAGGGAGCTTATGGAGATAATTATTTATTATGTACTCTGCCCATATAGCTCGGATCTGTCAAATAAAAGCCCTGTTTACAAGGCAATTCAAGGTATTATGATGACAATAATTGGTATATCCTTTATGTCTTCAATGAATATGGCCAAGGTTATTTATCCAGTTGGGGTAATTTTTATTCTAACCCTCTTAACATTTATAGTTTTAAGGAAAAAATTCCATAAGACTTTTAGGATTAGATACTAGCTCGATTTTAATCGGGCTTTTTTCTTTGAAAACAAAAATCTTCTGATTATGAGCAAGGATTTGCTTGTGATTCATTATCAAATTGTATTTGTAATTTTTGTCGATAAGATTTGTTTTTAAAATAAGTGAAAATAAGGAACTCAAACAAATAGGCGGTGAATAAATATATTTGAATATCATTGGGCCAGCCGAGACCTTTTGTGAAATATAAATAATGAGAAAAAAACAAGATAATGCAATGAATGACGAAATATCCGTTTGGAATATAGGTCTTATAGAAGAGAAGGTTTAAAATTATGAGATCAAAAAAACCTGGAAAATAAATTAAAAATTGGAAGTAAAAGATCCAATTACAAATGCCCTCCATACCATCATAATACCAGGATATTTCTTTATTATAAGGGTTAAAATTAAGTTCATACCAAAAAACGGAGAGGAACAGAGTATAATGATTAATAAATATAAACATTATTAGTCTTAAGCAATCCTTTAGGCTTCTTTTGGAATCGTTTTTAAAATGATTAAGTAGATGCAAGATAAATCACTC contains:
- a CDS encoding ABC transporter permease subunit, encoding MKEKKKFSLINDFTVPVMFIIICAIAIYFSGFTAQFLVGQVLTRFARNAFLVLSLLLPIMAGLGINFGMTLGAMAGQIAIIFIQDWGMTGLPAILLAAVISTPIAWLLGMFAGSVLNKAKDREMITSMMLGFFMTGVYQFIVLYIFGGIIPFKDPNIIISRGYGVRNAIDLTCQKGTDYFFDRILGTDISIMGIQIPILTLIIIALACLFIVWFRKTKLGQDMKAVGQDMKVAEDAGINVDKTRKKAVVMSTVMAAFGQIIYLQNIGNLNTYNGADQVALYSAAALLIGGASVSKATITNALTGTILFHLMFIVMPTAGANITGSAMIGEYLRTFVSYAVVTITLILHSVRRQKERDAAMETLRTGPAVAPPKEK
- a CDS encoding peptide ABC transporter substrate-binding protein, coding for MNRKILAIFLCLSMLAAFFVGCKKQDSATTDVKPNDQAEKSEDKNEDKNEESKDSKEAEGELVYRTTGMRLSTLNPHISSTSPEGVALEYILGNLLTITYSKDKDSFDFTPNLAAELPTMSEDGKTWTWKIREDLKWPDGTKITSNDFVYSWKMLLDPKLKNRVAPEAFFTGDVSVLNARKYWIGYAEDNEKLLAQKEEEKALAALNEEIEKMEDGEEKNKKLEEYQNRMGALQANYIDVSDEDLAEGGADWDEVGIKAIDDYTIEMTLDYPIPASNYWTKFASGGATSLVRKDLYEAGMNETRTETDYGTALEKIDFCGPYVMTKWDRNLMREYVKNENSPLKDLFTPQRITERVVEDDNTAMQLFENGEIDVVGISGPNLDKYSEDPRLVFTKSDAVVQMFMNMTTEDPEKAFLTDLNYRKAMYYGMDRETIAKDIIKTAIPQAGAVASTRTVDLEKGITFRDTPQGKANYPENNGYDPEKAKEYFEKAYEKFGKKMVVELMYFESSEQLKSVAEFLKAEYEKLFGDDKIEVQLRAVPPNSVFQKFMQKDYDMGFGAWSGGIFNPWQGMDTYTSYFGSKIDQFYSDEFDELFERTNKGDLIFKGEEKIDALAQMEKLLLDNVPFAPMYQSESARMYSDRVHLITKEWKIGVGYAPLQADLDPLVSEK
- a CDS encoding S-layer homology domain-containing protein — protein: MRKSISLVLSILMVITILPLNVINAEGENSVNIVAEGDVAKVYKEIFNQYSRYDKSYKNLTDEGNALAKLKGPLIKGDVIKAEDMKYLKVFSILDKDVNDELMAPLEFADNLEEFKVTQNDKSLKREVLDFSFIKNCKNLKVFYYQNQDINGKTENVQKQFAETLFSPLKSLKNIKDIRINSVELKNLNSFKDLDLETLSLQENDINDIIAINDINISDRLDLDNNNISDISSLSHLNELVTLYLLGNPIEDISALPNLRKLEALHLRGTKVKDISPLKNLSNLHRLYIDKCEDLKSDYMSVVKELSGINTLYLPKINLGDFEWLKKFAIRGAVDAKYGEDKVRIFNFDELQIELEANPEEVIDGKFIFDNPIRDWDNYAVISAEEISNPNVEFKDDKIAVKLSNDNYEFSYPVYIENYEYTFGDYGQPATISGNVKIIISVKEETKEPLTIIVKKGNDVFTESLTLEIFDGDNLVETVEPNQGMGAVTKYEVGKTYTVKLKDNDKYELVTGFMKVVEADGMVGAHFLESEDEEATDDNGIVVKIKDKEVEPEQPKDPLQVMVMKDNMPILEGLTLEFMDGDNIVDTVSVANSQAAITKYEVGKTYTLRLKDNDKYEVLTKFMKVVEESGMVLPHFLETTDEEPSMDNLGTLKLKDKESSEPSEPEEPTVETLDELTIKVKVDDEFKEGIQLRVNLWDGLNIPTISSQPKTDSNGEVVLKELKANVKYSITVGSRGYTFNPDTIEVLTDVDGKIKTVNGKAATEYKDGLVIEGHSKVTEPTTTVNVPIKTVDKETGKPVAGVEITANIINPLSSFKNFTSDEEGNVNLELEGTQEGRVYALTISKNDQFNWDFEPELIEVIVLEDSYQILKSKGNENSENIFRVTKNDRNHLRNDLKELIEKAEALIASGKYTNESLAGLKEAVQGGKAELAKDETIPYYVEGHIDKINKAIEKLVLIDQPEQPDQPEEPEKPVEPTPQPTPEPEYNPGHRFEPSPDYLRDYSRRDEKPVERKEEVKEEKKEEVKAKQEEKQENAIQETVKPISVMAPSLPVTLTDIPAGESGNAINNMVARGVLKGTGEDKFEPETTITRAMVTEVFMRISTDQNIDSTLEFTDVKANDWYNNSVKWAASKNIIKGFEDGSFKPGQKVTAQEFAVMVERMFTEYNINLPFIKIIDTSKYQNLQDWSKEAVIKILSQGLISESDEPIENREITRAELAKALDMIIKFIEAN
- the thiT gene encoding energy-coupled thiamine transporter ThiT — its product is MNRSWNTRTLVEAGLCLALAFVLGRIKLFSMPQGGSVTAGQMIPLIFFAIRHGAGKGIIVGIAYGLLDMAIGGSIYHPVQAILDYPAAFGFLGLAGLFSKKFFEENDVMPVVYGTVLGVFARFICHTLTGVIFFGSYAPEGQNVWAYSAGYNGTFLAVELAITIVLIFLLRNVLTKDLKNM